Sequence from the Amaranthus tricolor cultivar Red isolate AtriRed21 chromosome 1, ASM2621246v1, whole genome shotgun sequence genome:
TCCTATATATTATGTGTGTACAAGATTGCCATATTGCTCCTGCCGCGGCTGCCTCTTAATCTACAATCTAATCACATACCCGCGTGGTAACTGATCACTATGCTAGGCTTTCGAAAGTTTCCGATCTACCTTACACATTTGCACTTGGCTCGAATATCGCTCAAAACCTGCAAAAGGGACATCAAATGTCGTAAATTTTGGATATATGATACACTTAATGAAGTATATTGATAGTTCTTTCATAAGAAAAAAGCTTTGTTTGCTAGAGGTAGTCGATCGGATTGCTAGTCGTTCGTGACATTTCTAATGAATACCCTTATTAAGAACACCGTATGAAATTTTGGGCAATGAAACGAAAGTGAATCGTTTCCAAGTCGTTGAGCATTATGGAAACAATTGTGCAAATAATATCTTCTCCAATTACCAATAGAtcttataacatattttgagacttcaaccattcataacaaattcTACGCCTTTTATCTAGACATGGTTTAGGGTCCGATATAAGAAAATATTGCCTCTGTAAAAATTCCCATTGATTCTTAGTAGCATAATAACTGCAACTCAAGTGCACATAATTAAATGAGCTAATCTTATTGAAATCAGTTATAATCTAAAATCAAAAAACTACAAATTTGTTATCgagattatagattatagacGAAAAATTTATATACGAGCAACTAATCAAGGGGACAAACTCTTTTTACCTTGTATTGATTTTGAAGGTTTTTGATGTAATCAACAGCGAAGTCCAGCATATCTGCTGTGTTGGTTTGCTATATCAGAAAAGAGAAATTTATCAGACTTCGAAAAGTAAAAACATGTTGATTCTCGAGTTAGCATCAAGTTGTACATGATCCAACCTTGTCCATATTTGGAACTAGTTCTTGTAATTTCCTCATCCGTTCACTGATCCTGTTTCTTCTCATCTGAAATTGAACCGTAAGAGTTCATGTCACTATGAAGAAAGCAGTTTATCTGTCAAATTACGtcaaggaactaactcaaccaaaagcttaacctgatggttgagaccccaggatatgttatataatctgacacgccccctcacacgagagcctttAGTCTAggagtgtggatgcaacacacgTCTTCTTATACCtgacgctgaatattccactttatatgaggggtggttgagactCGAACTCGTGACCATTTGTCACActagcttctgataccatgtcaaggaaccaactcaaccaaaagcttaagctgatgattgaggccccaagaaatgttatatactttaacaaacTACGACCAAAACTCACTGAACTTACCCTCTCAGCAATACTTCTAGGATGTGTTGCACAACCCCTTTTCGCTCTGACCTTACAAGGAACCACGTCTTGAAAATGTAGCAGTTTCTCGACAGCAGCCATCTCAGCCGATGTCTTAGGCAAGCTCATATGGTGCGACAATGCAGGGCGATTTGAGAGCCCACTATTCTAATAATTCACCAGTTGTAAATTACAGTTAGAGTACTATTATAAAAATCTACTCCAGATAGGAACATTCCATGGCAAAGATATTAACCTCGGAAAGACGAGATGCATCAGATGTCGAATCATTCCAAGAAACAAAGGAGTATCCAGCTGAACTACTGTCAAACCCGGCATCTCCATCTGGACGTGAATCTTTGATATTTTCGTTCCCTAGCTCTGGAATTCTAGGCAAATGGCTCTTATTTAACCTACTCGTACGAGGACTAGATTCACCATTTACACCGTTGCCTACTCTGAAGTTCCCGAGGCCCCTCATGATGGTGTACCCTATAagttaaaaataagaaaatttcacATTATGCTATCCATATAGTAACTCATAATAACATTTCCTTCAAAGGGTATAGCAGTGCAGAGTTTATGGTCATACTCGTCTTATGTGTTGGTTAAATTTGCGAGCTTATATGCACATTAGTTATAATTTAAGGAGTCTAATTAAGCAACTAGATGAAACTCGATTGTCTTTATGAAACAAAGAGCATCTAACAAATTCGATAAACATTATAACAACGATTCACGACAATGACAAATTGGGAAGGGAAGAGTCAGAGGagcaaaatattttgtactccaattcaaacaaatttaaataCCTAATTCACATTAAAATCGATTGCCTTCATTAGAAGTTCTAAGCCAGTATCACATGATACGTCAATCTCCCCGCGAATTGCGAATCGAAAAAAAGCAAATAATGATCGGTTTTAGGCtagttttcaacaatttttaGTTAATTCCGAATTCAAAAGACAGATTAGCTAGAAAATTATGTTACACCGTTCTGAGCTAATAACTACAGAAAAAACctatgataaaaatatatatacaaaacgatcataaaaatatcaaaaagtaAAATACTTTTTGGACCAGTGCCCTTTCATATGGGCTCCGAAAGGCACTTAGGTCCGCCCCTAGGTATGGGGCCCTCGGTTACATCCTATTCACCTTACCTTAAGTAACCATGTAAGAAGTTTGATACTCTTGGAGTCTTGGTCACTTAAAATGGACGGAATATTCAAACACTTGGACACATATCTCTATGAGACATAAATATACAAGTCCGAGCAACTAGATGGCTCCTACTTTAGAACTTAGGTTGTAAACTactagtatttatttttatggttaaaaaatttaatttacaaaaacagaaaaaatggTTCTATCCATATCAATTTTCCAGGTCATATACCATTGAACAATTCAAGTCAATCACAACATCTAGAACAAATGATCATATATCCAACAGAGTTCACGtgatataattatgtaaattagaccacaaaacataaaaaataaataaataaataaataaataaataaatccaatAGTGATCAATTGCATTATAGATTGAAATGAAAAGCAAACAATTGACATGTACACTCTCTGTCTTATTGAATTTGTCCCAATACTAATCTCGTATAAATCAAGgaaaaaaagtgataaaaatacttttttttaaatgggaAAATAGTAGaatacataaataatataaaaaaagataaattaattgTGTttgatgaaaattgaaaaaaaaaagtctaatAATTGGTCATGCCCAAAATAAATACTCCATAAAGCAACATTAAATGGTACAAATGTCTTAGGACAAATAGAGTTTATAAGCATAGAAAGTTCAACCAAAGATATAATGAATTTAGCCTAAATTTTTAACATAACATGATAAGAAAGGAGAGGTCTTTATGTCATTACCGAAAAATAGTAACTAAAACAAGCAACTTTTACTTTAGCCAATATTTCTACAAATAGTATCCTTAAAATTCACATCTTTCAACCTACTTTTAACTTGAGTAACCTTGAAGATTTCCTAACTTTGCAATTATGCTAAATTCATATCACTCTACAATTATCCTAAATCATACTTCATATAGCAATTTAATCtacatttatatttaataatCTAATTATCTGAAAAAGGACGAATTCATAAAACTAGTATAAAATAAGTACAGATACCATTGTGGCATACTGGCCGCAGCATGTATGTTGATTCAAATCAACTActtttattatatgttattatacggtttcatattaataatatttttaatcaaataacacGAGTTAACCTAGACAATATCAATTTAAATTCCTCTTCTTATAATgattatcatcattcatcaaCATTATCAATCAACTCAGTGAGTCTCATCCAAGACAGAGTCTAAATTAATAGAAAAGCAGACAGATTAATACCCTCGTCATGTCAACCTTCTTATAATGATTATAAATacatatttttatcaaaaaaaagtagaaaatgaaatagaaaaaattgtgaaaaattaCCATTTTGGGTATTAAGTTGATTGAAAAATCCAGCAGGGGAACTATTTTGGCGATTAAGATTCAAACCACAATTTCCTTGTCTCATAGAATTTGAAGTTTCGATTGATGAAGATATACTAACATGATTTTGCTTTGGATATTGAGGAGGTAAATTTAATTGGGTATTAGGAGTATTACTCTGTTCACAACCCACCATTTGAGCTGAACTTAAAAACCCACTTAAAGAATCCAatctttgaggttttttttcaTATGATTCACCAAATTCATCACTAATTCTCCCATTAAATTTACCAGAATCACTGGAATTTTGTGTGAATTCATTGAACAGAGAACTGGGTGCAGAACGAAATCTTAATAACCCAGAATTTTGGTGTTGTTGTGGTTGATGATTATGATTAAGAAACTGGGTTTCCATATAAGAATCCATAAGCTAAATTGGGAAAGTACAGAATCAGAATATCTTTCTATTTTGGGGAATTTTGATTCAATGATGGATCTATGAATATGGAACTgaaaaagaggaagaagaagaagaattaaTGGGTAAGATATTAGGATTGAAAGGTGAAAAAGAAAGAGATAGGaataaagaaaagaaatgaAGGGGACATGGGGGGCTTAGATTTTGTATAAACCGAATCTAATAGTTGGATTAAGCCATTTGGGTTGGTagtaaatatgaaaataagatTGGATTAAAGATGGGTAATGGTTTAATGTGCAGATGATAATGGAAAATGAGAGTAGGAGTAGGAGAAGGAAGCAGGAAAGGGGAGGGAGAGAGGCGGTAGATGAAAGCGAAGGCTGCGGGGGTGGGACTCAATAACAAAAAAATGGGGCTGCGTGGTGGGTTTCGGTCTATGAATGTCATCACACTCGCCAACAACACACCTATACAAATATGAAGTAGATTAGTGtgaaaaagtacctaataatttttttttttaaaacatatttaataaaaaatgttttgTCAACAAATGCTTaacaatatttttctttttcaaagagTATTAATTAACGTTTTCCTTCGGTTAACTGTCAAATGTAACGATTGACTGgtcaaattttggacaaaaataactttgtccatccttattttaatattttaataataattatgatccccacatatcttccaccaactttataaaaatattttttaattagttgtagtcctcatattttttttccactaactttcttttaatatttttttaatatttatagttcCCACTTTTCCTCCTTCAAATTTACTATTCAATGAAATAATACTTCATtccactatctaaaagattctatttttcttaatttccataAACATTCCTTATGAAACTTCATTaagaaacggagaaagtatattaAGATGGAGAGAGATTACTTTCTTCTTTTCTCCCAAAATGACATAAAAAtctctctttttcttccttcaggttattatattgtatttgaattatgttctcttattttattaagatttatttactttattatcataatttaatacttatttttccataaatatttatccttaatactccttttgtttttatattttttttcaaatagaatttacgaattttagtgtcaaacatTGACTATATtttctcatcgatctatatgaaaaaTCATATACATGTGGTGGGATCTTAAtagattcatctcaatatatactttttaaatatcaatttttagaatttttataaactgataattaaaattatttgacttttaaatatACATtgtaattcttaaaaaaaaatgagaaaaacaaataaaaataggaaTAGTACATGCCTATTAATGTAAACATCTAAGGAAGGTAATGTAAAGAGTTGAGCTGAAATTtggtgttttgttttttttttttttttttttgaagtaattAATGATTTGAAGCCCAAAAATGGGTGTCTTTTAAAAAAGAGATAAAGGTTAGATCTTGTCTTTCCCAAAGAGGAAGTGTTAACTGAAATGGCGCAGGAATGCACAACAACCAACACATATACAGGCAGTAAGGCTATGTACTCTGATTCTTTAGTTTCATGTCTACCGCCGCCCTTAGCCTTATTTTCTTTAGACTTTTTGAGTGGAGTAATATTTTACTCCtatgttttattatactttatgctTTGAAAGAAGTGAATTAGGTAGGGCATTTATTCATTATCACCTCAAATTAGGTAGGATAGAAGTGTTTAAAATAAACTCAACAATTTAAAGTTTATTCGATTTATAATTAAGCTTGATTTAATCTAACTTTAAAatagatttaaaattatataaaaattaatgtagaCATTAGACTTGGATTTTAATACTTTCTATTAGATGTTTGGAGTCATCGAATTAATTTCGAATTAGATATTTCGGGTCGGATAAAAATAGGTTCTTGTGTCCatgttgatttttacataaatgtttaatatatttttaatgtcagTTCAAATCGAGTTCTGTTATAAGGTCGAGTAAATATCGAGTCATCGATTCTGTTTTATACACCTATACTAATAATCTAACATCTGCTATGTATAAGTTCCCAGCATACCCAGTGATCTGAACCATAATATCCCCACCCCCCTGAACCACCACAACCCCACTCCTCACCTCACACACTAGGTATGCTAAGAGTAAATACATATTAAAGatgagattattagaaaataatcaatTAGTAGGATTATTTATAACGAATTAGTAAAAgattaaatcattttcaacaatattttttagaaaaatacccCTCTAGTTTTTTCTAATTTGACGGAAATTGAGAAaagacaaattctttattaagatcgtctcatcgtgagacgacTTAATATGAGATGAcccaatatttaatttaaaaaaaactaaaaaaaaatttatttttcatttacttaattaaatttttttaaaaaaacattaattaaactACATATGTTAACTCGTATCATGATATAGAGTATTTATTTAAAACACGTAATAAGTCACACTCAATACGTATATAAGTTAAATGAAAGAAACTATTAATCGATGATCCCTTCAACTTTATGCATGAGAAAAATCCACTTGGATTAGTATATCCTTTTTAGGAAGTAGTTTGCCTCAACGTCCTTAGACAATTTCTATAGTTTAATTCAAGTCATAATTCtaaaattattacaataatTTGCATGGAAATAGGTAGGTGAAACCATGAAAGAGCCAATTTGGTCAACCTTCATTGTGGTTGGATTTGGCAACTAATTTCTTTAAGAATATGTCAAATCCTCCCAATTGACCAAGACcacatattaatataatattaataatatcagCTCATCTTGTATGGgatcgtctcaccatgagatagGCCTATATAATTAgcctattttttaattgattactttaagatcgtaaatgatcgttttaaggttataagtaatcactctaatactataaaagtgattattttaaaattgtaagtgatcactttaacgttgaaatgatcactttaagacaaaaagtGTATATTGAGCCAACCCAATAGAGATGATTTCACcgtaagaccgtctcatttaagaattatttatatatcaaaCTTATGAATGTTATGATTAACAATATTTgtgttgcaattttatttttaaaataattaacttttagaattttgactttttttgcaAATGGCAAGAGTTATATTATActatttcatattattattatatttcgaATATTTTATACAAGAAAAGAGCAAGTTTGAACAAGAATTTTAATGcatataaaatagttcaaatatATTCTTATCAGAACTTATTAGATTCATCttgatatatatagaaatattttttatgattttttaaaatgtgtttATAAATACTAAAGCTTAAATTATACTTAAAACTGTATAAAAAAAGCCAAATGTGACCAGCATCTTTAAAGCTAGTATTAAACAAATTGgatattttgtaaattttgagGAGACTTTCATTTGACTTGTTTATGTTGACTTGGAATTTGAGAGTGATTTCTttctaaaattagaaaaatttgggtttttttttaacataagaTCAATTGATTAAGTTTATTTAGAATGATAATGGTTTTGAGCTATAATAATTGGATCCATTTTAAACTCGCTTCTATTTTTAGCATGATAATACAGCTAAAATAGtatgaataaaacataaaagttatgttattagtttaatacaaattaataacaaatttttattttcaagacACTTACTCAACTTTTATTTCTTTATGTCCTTCTAAATttacaaaaacttaaactttgaacttattaattatagttatattgCTAGTGTATTAGTCTTTGCTAGTATATCTATCATTCGACTATAGTATTGTACTAATGTAGGGATCatttaataacaattttaattatttttgaggaaaattaataatttttaactaGCATATGTGTCATtaactatttttttcctttgtatATCGGCTATCTAGCcccataattttaattaatggcTTCACCCCTAACTAATCTAagcatt
This genomic interval carries:
- the LOC130825663 gene encoding transcription factor bHLH130-like, with translation MDSYMETQFLNHNHQPQQHQNSGLLRFRSAPSSLFNEFTQNSSDSGKFNGRISDEFGESYEKKPQRLDSLSGFLSSAQMVGCEQSNTPNTQLNLPPQYPKQNHVSISSSIETSNSMRQGNCGLNLNRQNSSPAGFFNQLNTQNGYTIMRGLGNFRVGNGVNGESSPRTSRLNKSHLPRIPELGNENIKDSRPDGDAGFDSSSAGYSFVSWNDSTSDASRLSENSGLSNRPALSHHMSLPKTSAEMAAVEKLLHFQDVVPCKVRAKRGCATHPRSIAERMRRNRISERMRKLQELVPNMDKQTNTADMLDFAVDYIKNLQNQYKVLSDIRAKCKCVR